In Deltaproteobacteria bacterium, the following are encoded in one genomic region:
- a CDS encoding amidohydrolase family protein — protein LRKMTVMPAKRLEKRLPEMRNKGRIRAGADADIVVFDPQTVIDRGTYADPARSPEGIRHVIVNGTPVLVDGQLLDSARPGRAVRAKRSYPFAPGTTWSRPGQ, from the coding sequence CTTGCGCAAGATGACCGTGATGCCGGCAAAGCGCTTGGAGAAGCGTCTCCCCGAAATGCGGAACAAGGGCCGCATCCGAGCGGGGGCAGACGCCGACATCGTGGTGTTCGATCCGCAGACTGTCATCGATCGCGGAACCTATGCAGATCCGGCACGGAGCCCGGAGGGCATCCGGCACGTTATCGTGAACGGCACGCCCGTCTTGGTCGACGGCCAACTGCTTGACAGTGCCAGGCCTGGTCGAGCGGTGCGGGCCAAGCGCTCTTACCCGTTCGCACCGGGAACTACTTGGAGCCGCCCGGGACAATAA
- a CDS encoding sialidase family protein, translated as MGRNLGVFAALTMSLALGSQSFASSAAEPAGCTYEVSPKNPPNDGILFVDHSRTGRSGHLGHALVEYQDGKILAFYPNCSDDSGGHSAVGWMEYKRSEDGGETWGGRNIVAYSKNLLDAGQAGGASAKQLAAFAEKSVLTDKGEIVLFFLVCDISTSKVWSHFQTPTYVISADGGRTWSEAAELGDKRGRVYDARNHNGEILALHFANDNTISFLGNQKQHVYELYASGDGGRTFTKRSELPFDTSGKSYGTMGMLDSGSIAVYIYNRNDEQALDYVVSDDGGRTWSAAKTARFRKKIRNPQMVSLNGCYFMHGRSGSFGEEKGHMVLYSSRDGLVWDDGVYLRRREAGLGAYSNSIVVGSSKSYSRKRLLIQASHAYERNKTNVLHWWLEARTGQGH; from the coding sequence ATGGGCAGAAACCTTGGCGTTTTCGCGGCTCTGACCATGAGCTTGGCGCTCGGTAGCCAGTCCTTTGCGAGCAGTGCGGCGGAACCTGCGGGATGCACTTACGAAGTCAGCCCGAAGAACCCGCCGAACGATGGGATCCTCTTTGTTGATCACTCCCGGACGGGAAGAAGCGGGCACCTCGGGCACGCGCTGGTCGAGTATCAGGACGGCAAGATCCTCGCCTTCTATCCGAACTGCTCCGACGACAGCGGCGGGCACTCCGCTGTGGGATGGATGGAGTACAAGCGCTCTGAAGACGGCGGTGAGACGTGGGGCGGTCGGAACATCGTTGCCTATTCGAAGAACCTGCTGGACGCAGGGCAGGCGGGAGGTGCGAGCGCCAAGCAACTTGCTGCCTTCGCCGAGAAGTCCGTCCTGACCGACAAGGGTGAGATAGTCCTCTTCTTCCTGGTGTGCGACATCTCGACCAGCAAGGTGTGGTCGCACTTTCAGACGCCGACGTATGTCATTAGCGCCGATGGGGGCCGCACGTGGAGCGAGGCGGCGGAACTGGGCGACAAGCGGGGCAGGGTCTACGATGCACGGAACCACAACGGCGAGATCCTCGCGCTTCACTTCGCGAACGACAACACGATTAGTTTCCTAGGCAACCAGAAGCAACACGTTTATGAGCTGTACGCAAGCGGCGATGGCGGCCGCACCTTCACCAAACGGAGCGAGCTTCCGTTCGACACCTCCGGGAAATCGTACGGGACCATGGGGATGCTGGACTCCGGAAGCATCGCCGTCTACATCTACAACAGGAACGATGAGCAAGCGCTCGACTACGTGGTAAGCGACGATGGCGGACGCACATGGTCTGCAGCGAAGACCGCGCGGTTTCGGAAGAAGATCCGAAATCCTCAGATGGTCTCGTTGAACGGCTGCTACTTCATGCATGGACGGAGCGGGAGTTTCGGCGAGGAAAAAGGTCACATGGTGCTGTATTCTTCGCGAGACGGCCTCGTTTGGGATGACGGCGTGTATCTGAGGAGGCGCGAGGCAGGCTTGGGAGCGTACTCGAACAGCATCGTGGTCGGTTCGTCGAAGTCGTACAGTCGGAAACGCCTGCTGATACAGGCGTCGCACGCGTACGAAAGAAACAAGACCAACGTGCTGCACTGGTGGTTGGAAGCGAGAACCGGGCAGGGACACTGA